AACTCAGTGGCGAAAGCATCACTTCTACCCACCCGCTTGACAGCTCCACTGTTTGCTTCAATGTATATAACATCACCCACAGCTACCTGAGAGTCAAAGAGTACGCATAAGAACAAAACAGATGAAAACAATACAGGGTGCAAAGAAGTCAAACAACTAACCTTTTCCTTGATCAAGGCATCGTAGATAGTGGGATCCAACTTCAACTGTTTGGTTCCTTTGACTGTCTTGAGTCCAATGATAACATGACTGATGCTTTTGCCATAACCTCCGGTAAGACTTTCAGTTTCTTCTGGGGACAGCTCCGTTACCTAGAGCTCGAAGGTAAACAAACATGTTAAGAATCTGACGACAAAAAGACATGCTACTACACAAGAACACAACACAAGAAACTGAAAGATAGCAGCACACACACCTCTCCTTCGTAAACGTCTTTGGTTTCCTTGATACGTAGACCAATGGCACGTCTAAAATTCTCCATGAGAACCTCAGTTTTCTTAACCTCCGATGAGTAAACTTCGGATCCAACCATTGGACAGAAAGGAACCTGCAAAACAAGAAACAATCCAAATAACATAAAGCTAAACATGAATTTAAAAAACAAAAAAACATGTACACCAAATCTGATGAAGATGTTCCGTGATTACCTTAGTTCCCAGCTCTTGTGAGATTCCAAGAGCCAAAGCTGTTTTCCCTGTTCCGGGAGGTCCAGCGAGCAAAAGAGCCTTGCCAGCCATTTTCTTCTGTTTGATCATGTCGACTACGAGACCAGCTGCCTCTCTAGCCTCGAGTTGACCCACGAATCCAGCCGCCAATGGTATAGGAATCCCGGTTGGCTAGAAAAAGGAGACGGAGGATTAGCAATAGAAAGAGATCACACTAATGCTAGAAAAATAATCCTGAGTCAAAAAAGAACCACAACTAGTTTATTAGTCTTAACGGTCTCAAAACACCCTTCAGTACAATATATCAAAGCATCCTTCAGCAAAATAGATAGCAATAAAGACTGAAACTTTGCAAATAAAAAAAAGAAGCTGGGGTTTTAGAGTAGAACCCAAAAAGAGTATAAAAACAATTAGCTAAAAAACCCCTTATAAAAAGCTTAAAACTTTAAACCCTAAACTCGGAAACCTAAAAGCAATGCAGCTACAGCTAGGAAGATTATCCACAGAGTCTCTGAGCGTACCAAACGAAGCAATTAGCTTTTATACCCTGACGAACCTCGAGCAATACGAACATACTACTGCAATCTACTAGATTCAAAGAGAGATATTAAGAGGAGAGAGAGAAGAACCTCGAGGCCGAGGCCTTTGATATGAGTGTGAGTAGCAATCCGCTGTTTCTTGGCGGTGGACTGTATTTCTTCAATCTTTACTTTCTCCATCTCCCTCTCCCTCAGCCCTTTGCGTTTTCTCCTTCTGAGTATGTCTATTTTGATGTATTCTCCGACGACGGCGGAAGAGCTGAGCTCCCTTTTTTTTTTTTTTATGTTTATTGGCGAAACCTCTCCTTTTCTACAGTTTTTTATATGTTACTTATTTTTGTTGCAGCAATAGCCCTTCTATTATACTATCTTTTCGTAATCACCCCCCCCCCCAATTTTTAAATTGAAGAAATAACTATCTTCTAGAAGTAATTTTTTCAACAATCTTCTCGATCCCTATTCTGTTCTCCGGGAAAGTGCCAATTTCGACCCCAACAATTTAGGTCGTGCCAAATACGACCCGAACAATTGATCAGTACCAAATACAACATCAACTCAATTATAATTCGAAAAAACTACTCAAACTTCTTAAAACGTGCTTAAATCTACATTGACTCTAACAGAAGTTAGTCAATCGTTAACAAAATAAAACGACGTCGTTTTGATATACGAGAAAAAGTGCCAATTTCGACTCCAACACTCTCAGTCGTGCCAAATAGAACCCGAACAAATGGTCAGTGCCAAAACCAACCTCAACTTAATTATAATTTAAGAAAAACTACATGAACTTCTTAAAACCTGCATAAATCTACATTGACTCTAATAGAAGTTTGTCAACCGTTAACAAGATAAGACGATGTCGTTTTGATATATATATATATATATATATATATATATATNNNNNNNNNNNNNNNNNNNNNNNNNNNNNNNNNNNNNNNNNNNNNNNNNNNNNNNNNNNNNNNNNNNNNNNNNNNNNNNNNNNNNNNNNNNNNNNNNNNNNNNNNNNNNNNNNNNCAATTTCGACCCCAACACTCTCAGTCGTGCCAAATAGAACCCGAACAAATGGTCAGTGCCAAAACCATCAACTCAATTATAATTCGAAAAAACTAACCAAACTTCTTAAAACGTGCTTAAATCTACATTGACTCTAACAGAAGTTTGTCAACCGTTAACAAGATAAGACGACGTCGTTTTGATATATATATATATATATATATATATATATATTTAAAAATATATACATGTTCATTCCGAAACTCAAACCGTGCTGTGGTAGCCTTCTAAAGGGGCACACTAACAACCAGATAAAAGTAACTTTTTGAAATATTATTACAAATTTGAAATTATATAAACTACTATTATTCATCTTATCCAATTTAAAATTTTGGTGACAATTTTTTCTGATTTATATAAATACATTAACATGTTTTTTATTTATCATATCTTTTATAAATGTATATCTTACTAAAATATAAATAATAAAATATTTATTATTATACAATTTTAAATATACTTAAAACTTTGAATTTATTTATAAAATTTTCTTATATAATATTTTTAATTTTTAAACTTAATTGGAATTTTTTTTATTTTTCAAAGTTAATATTATATATTTTGATATTTTGTTCAAAAATGTTAAGAGGCCTTTTACCTTTCTTTCACTAAGATATGTTGTACAAAATATTAGACATATTAAAGAATAACTAAAATATATAAAGCAATCACCAAAGTTTTAAATTGGATAAGATGAAGAAGAATAGTAGTTTATATAATGGGGAATTTCAATTTGTAATAATATTTCAAAAAATTACTTTAGTCTAGTTGTTAGTGTGCCCCTTTAAAAATATATCCCGGCACGGGTTTGAGTCCCGAAATGAACATATTTTTTAAAAATATATATATATCAAAACGACATCGTCTTATCTTGTTAACGGTTGACTAAATTCTGTTAGAGTCAATGTAGATTTATGCGCGTTTTAAAGAGTTTGGATAATGTTTCTTAAATTATAATTGAGTTGAGGTCGTTTTTGGCACGGATCATTTGTTCGGGTCCTATTTGGCACGATTGAGAGTGTTGGGGTCGAAATTGGCACTTTTCTTCGTATATCAAAACGACGTCGTTTTATCTTGTTAACGGTTAACTAACTTATGTTAGAGTCAATGTAGATTTAGGCACGTTTTAAGAAGTTCGGGTAGTTCTTTTGAATTATAATTGAGTTGAGGTCGTATTTGGCACTGATCAATTGTTCGGGTCGTATTTGGCACGACTGAAATTGTTCGGGTCGAAATTGGCACTATTCTCTCTGTTCTCTCACTAGTAGTAGTAGTCACCGGTCATTAAAAAGTAGTGGGAAAGAGAAAGGTGGTGAAAAAAATCACACAAATGCATACTCAAGACTGAGCTCTGAATATAACGAATAATAAGAAGGGTGTGGTTTTGTAATTTGTTCAAAGTCGCATAAGCTCTGAATGACATAAATTTGAATCTCTTTTTTTCTATCTCCACAATGTTGTCGTGGCCTTGCCGATAGTGCCAGCCATGGTTGGTTTGTTTGTATACAAAGCGACAGCTCTGGTTCAACTGTACAGAGACAACCAAGATCTTCAGTTCGCAGACGATCTGTTAAGACTTAATAGCTGGGCCTGAGAATGTAGAGTATGTTTTGTACGGAGATATAGACCAACGGCATATGGTTTCTCAAAGCAACACTGCGTTCGTTTTTTTTTTACTTATATTTAGCAAAAAACATATTTCCCTAAGAGCATCTCCAATGTAAAAAAAAATGGAGTAAAAATGAAAATAGAGTAAAATTACTGCAATCCTACTCCACTAACAAACAAAAAATAAATTACTCCATTTATGTAATAAATTTATTTCATTATGGAGTAAGATATAGAGTTAGGTTAGAACATTTCTAGTCAAAAAATGAGTCAGAAGAACTCTTCAAAACCTTATAAAAAATGGACTAGGTACAGAGATGCCCTGAGTCAATGTACCAAAAACAAGATTATCGAACATGTGAGAGCAAATAGTTGTGTGTTAGACATTTTTCATTCTACACATTCAATCTCACCGACAAGTCAAATACAAACGGGAAATTAACTTTTCACCCTCTCTTCATATCACAAGGGCCAATCCAATTGAGAAGAAAAAGAGATTTGGTTTGCTATTGGTAATATGAGCAAAACTTTAGGGCACAAAAAACGCAAATCACCCTTTTAAAATGGTATCGTCACCTTTCCTTTCTTTCTCTGCACATCCGATTGTATTTTAGAGTTAATAGTATTTTTTCAAGAGCGTAGACTCCATCCACGTGCAGCTAATGCACTCCGTACTCTCATAGCTGCCTCTGCTGTGTCACTCAATGGCGGATAACTCCAACTTTCCGACATCTATAAACCAATTAGAACAAAGAAAGATCATGAAGACATGGAGTAAAATGGGGAGAAGATAGTTCTATAAATATTTAAGAAGATGTTGAGATACTTACATCTTCGAAACCAGTAAATGAGCGGACAACTCCTCGCTCCCTCAAAGACTTGTGGAAATCTGCAATCTTCCATTTACAGTGATCGCCTCCAATAACGTACACTGGTTTCCTGCAGCAGGGAAAGAAATAATCAGATTAAAGTTTTGAAATGTAGGGAAAGAATGAAAAACTGAAAAGGTTTATCTCAGTGTACTATATTACCCGGTGCTGCAGGCTTCGCTTATGAGACTGACAGAATCTGCTGTCACTACAAAGGCATCACCCCAAGCTAAATGTCCCATGTAAGGATTTGGTTCTGAATTAGCATTTCAAAAACAACCGTTTACAAACTTTTGTCAATTGCATTGTACTTGTGGACAAAGCTGAAGAAAGTTTTTGGAGTGAAACCTCAGTACCTTGGCCACTCCAGATGTAGACTTTTGGGTTATCTCCTAATTCTTTGAAAATTACTCTTGAAACCTGCTTGGATAATAAAGTACCATATGAAACTCAAGGACATCAGATAGAACTATCCCAGTAAATAGAAACATGTGTTAGGAGACCTTTTCAGGGGTTTTGTAGGAGAGAGCAATTCTGACACTTCCGCAGCTACCAAGGACACTAAGAAGGGCGTCTGTTAGCTGCTTTGCGAGGTCTGCTCCATAACGACAGTTACCTGTTCACAAAGACAAGAAAATAAGGTCTAAGCTTCAGTTTCCAAAAGAAAAAGGCGCTAATGTGTTATACGCTGGAAAAGTAGATCGCTGAGTAGTAACTTATAAGAGTAACAGAACTTACGTCTAGGCCAGCCAATGTTAACCACAACTAAGGGCTTTGGAAGAGCAGCAAACTCATCATGCCATGCACTAGCTGATTTACGGAGTGTGGCATAATCGATCCCATGTAGAGCTCCAGTTGTCAAGACCTGAAAATAGATGTGCCCATTCATGGTATTAATTACAAATGAAATTTCCACAAGAAGTTTCATTGCCAGTAATATGATGGAAAAGAGAACTAGAGCAAAAACCATGGCACTTACAACATGACCCTGAGGTGGCTCACGAGGAGTTATCCAACAACGCATAAATCTAGGAACTTGTTCTTGCGCTTCAGGGGTTAGAGGATAATAGTCGTGACGAGGGGTTATCACCATGTCAAACCTATTTAGGTGTGATCTAGGATGTTGTATCTACAAAAATGAAGACCAAAGATCAACTATTTAGAATTCACAGGATGCAGGAATAAAACTCTCCTCTTTTTAGATGATTACATGATTCTAGATACTTAATCAAACTTTATCTCGAATCGTATTTCAA
This genomic interval from Brassica oleracea var. oleracea cultivar TO1000 chromosome C2, BOL, whole genome shotgun sequence contains the following:
- the LOC106324823 gene encoding mitochondrial fission protein ELM1-like — protein: MRPILLPDPPSLSTGVPEIFEQGGPQNVVRRAVVIGNGFPGSENQSIGLARALGLAENHLLYRVTRPKGGIHEWLHWLPVGFHKYLDFILRHLYLYSRLMLRSKQTKYISSENSGNVGLSSILEADVNKIVTMARETYEKDGPLVVIACGRDTVSIASSIRRLASENVFVVQIQHPRSHLNRFDMVITPRHDYYPLTPEAQEQVPRFMRCWITPREPPQGHVVLTTGALHGIDYATLRKSASAWHDEFAALPKPLVVVNIGWPRRNCRYGADLAKQLTDALLSVLGSCGSVRIALSYKTPEKVSRVIFKELGDNPKVYIWSGQEPNPYMGHLAWGDAFVVTADSVSLISEACSTGKPVYVIGGDHCKWKIADFHKSLRERGVVRSFTGFEDMSESWSYPPLSDTAEAAMRVRSALAARGWSLRS